One stretch of Paenibacillus sp. AN1007 DNA includes these proteins:
- a CDS encoding pyrimidine/purine nucleoside phosphorylase, with product MSQFDQVSVVKEANIYYDGQVTSRTVILGDGSKVTLGIMLPGSYEFGTDSREIMEILSGDLRVLLPGKEEWQEIQGQATFHVPAESKFKLEIRSVTDYVCSYPAE from the coding sequence ATGTCACAATTTGATCAAGTCAGTGTAGTGAAAGAGGCCAACATTTATTATGATGGTCAGGTAACCAGCAGAACAGTTATTTTGGGAGATGGCAGCAAAGTGACGCTGGGCATCATGCTTCCAGGGAGTTATGAATTCGGTACGGACTCCCGTGAAATCATGGAGATTCTATCTGGAGACCTGAGAGTACTGCTTCCTGGTAAAGAAGAGTGGCAGGAGATTCAAGGCCAAGCGACATTCCACGTGCCTGCCGAATCCAAATTCAAACTGGAGATACGCAGCGTTACCGACTACGTCTGCTCGTACCCGGCGGAATAA
- the cysT gene encoding sulfate ABC transporter permease subunit CysT, translating into MNTVLRHKGWTWGFRSTVLLYFIVLIVLPIIGVYVNSFSEGWSNFAESIMDPIAWKAVLLTVRLAVVAALINVILGTMIAWVLTRYRFFGRSFLNSLVDLPFALPTAVGGLMIMLLLGPVSAVGKLAASMGFEIVFHQPAIIIAMTFVTFPFVIRAVQPLLEEIDPSEEEASYTMGASRARTFMQVILPSMAPGMISGGMLAFSRALAEFGAVVLVAGNIPGRTLTASVFIYGEIESDNPTGAAAVSVLLLTLSFLILWLINLVQMRGRKR; encoded by the coding sequence ATGAACACCGTTCTTCGTCATAAAGGATGGACTTGGGGATTTCGCAGTACCGTATTGTTATATTTTATCGTACTTATTGTGCTTCCGATTATTGGGGTGTACGTCAATTCCTTCTCCGAAGGATGGAGCAATTTCGCCGAGAGTATCATGGACCCGATCGCATGGAAGGCAGTACTGTTAACGGTCCGTCTAGCTGTAGTGGCGGCGCTCATTAATGTAATTCTGGGTACGATGATTGCTTGGGTGTTAACGAGATATCGCTTCTTTGGCAGATCATTTCTCAACAGTCTGGTTGATCTTCCTTTTGCACTGCCAACAGCCGTTGGCGGTCTGATGATTATGCTGCTGCTTGGTCCCGTGAGTGCTGTCGGGAAACTGGCTGCATCGATGGGCTTCGAGATTGTATTTCATCAGCCTGCCATTATCATCGCGATGACCTTTGTCACGTTTCCTTTTGTCATTCGGGCCGTCCAGCCTCTGCTTGAGGAAATTGATCCTTCCGAAGAAGAAGCATCGTACACGATGGGAGCTTCCAGAGCTCGTACCTTCATGCAGGTTATTCTGCCTTCTATGGCTCCAGGAATGATCAGCGGCGGGATGCTCGCATTTTCCAGGGCACTTGCTGAATTCGGAGCTGTGGTACTTGTTGCAGGCAATATTCCGGGCAGAACGCTGACCGCTTCTGTCTTTATCTACGGTGAGATTGAAAGTGATAACCCGACCGGGGCGGCGGCGGTATCCGTACTGCTGCTGACACTCTCCTTCCTGATCCTCTGGCTGATTAATCTGGTACAGATGCGGGGGAGAAAACGATGA
- the purU gene encoding formyltetrahydrofolate deformylase gives MEIHAKQKRPEDLNRANRARMLISCPDGPGIVAAVSHFLHQHGANIVQSDQYTMDPAGGMFFMRIEFDLPQLESNLAELEADFAEVAARFKMEWSLSAVSRKKRLAIFVSKEDHCLVELLWQWQAGDLDADIALVVSNHLDMKDYVESFGIPYHHIPVTADTKKEAEQRQLEVIGSDVDVIILARYMQIISPMFIEHYRNRIINIHHSFLPAFVGGKPYAQAYNRGVKIIGATAHYVTEELDGGPIIEQDVQRVSHGDDVTELKRIGRTIERVVLARAVKWHVEDRVLVHENKTVVF, from the coding sequence ATGGAGATTCATGCTAAACAAAAACGACCTGAAGATCTGAATCGTGCCAATCGAGCACGTATGCTCATTTCCTGTCCGGATGGCCCGGGAATTGTTGCAGCGGTATCGCACTTTTTGCACCAGCACGGTGCTAACATTGTACAGTCTGACCAATATACAATGGACCCGGCAGGCGGCATGTTCTTTATGCGGATCGAATTTGATCTTCCGCAGCTGGAGAGCAATCTGGCAGAGCTCGAAGCAGACTTTGCTGAAGTCGCAGCGCGATTCAAAATGGAATGGTCGCTTTCGGCGGTCAGCCGCAAAAAAAGACTGGCTATCTTTGTATCGAAAGAGGATCACTGTCTGGTAGAGCTGCTGTGGCAGTGGCAGGCTGGTGATCTGGATGCCGATATTGCGCTTGTCGTCAGCAACCATCTGGACATGAAGGATTATGTGGAGTCGTTTGGTATCCCGTACCATCATATTCCGGTTACGGCGGATACGAAAAAAGAAGCGGAGCAGCGTCAGCTTGAAGTGATCGGCAGTGATGTTGATGTGATTATTCTCGCACGTTATATGCAGATCATTTCTCCGATGTTCATTGAACATTATCGCAACCGTATTATCAATATTCATCATTCGTTCCTGCCTGCTTTTGTCGGCGGTAAACCGTACGCTCAGGCCTATAACCGCGGTGTGAAGATCATTGGGGCAACGGCGCATTATGTAACCGAAGAGCTGGATGGAGGTCCAATTATCGAGCAGGACGTGCAGCGTGTAAGCCATGGGGATGACGTGACGGAATTGAAACGGATTGGACGTACCATTGAGCGTGTTGTTCTTGCACGTGCTGTGAAATGGCATGTAGAGGACCGTGTACTTGTTCATGAAAATAAAACGGTTGTGTTTTAA
- a CDS encoding secondary thiamine-phosphate synthase enzyme YjbQ: MLFKQSLSTSARDEMKEITRDVKQVVLSSGVQNGTVLIYCPHTTAGIAINENADPDVKHDVLLRLDEVYPWEHPEYRHAEGNTASHLKSITSGPSQTVIIHEGRLLLGRWQGIYFCEFDGPREREYFIKIMQG; this comes from the coding sequence ATGTTATTTAAACAAAGCCTGTCCACCTCAGCCAGAGACGAAATGAAAGAAATTACACGGGATGTCAAACAAGTTGTGCTGAGCAGCGGCGTGCAAAACGGTACCGTGCTCATCTACTGTCCCCATACGACAGCCGGAATTGCCATTAATGAAAATGCAGACCCTGATGTAAAACATGATGTATTGTTACGCCTGGACGAGGTCTACCCTTGGGAGCATCCTGAGTATCGTCATGCCGAAGGCAATACAGCTTCTCATCTCAAGTCGATTACCAGCGGCCCCTCACAGACTGTCATCATTCATGAAGGCAGACTGCTGCTGGGACGATGGCAGGGTATTTATTTCTGCGAGTTCGATGGACCGCGTGAACGGGAGTATTTTATCAAGATTATGCAGGGTTAG
- the tkt gene encoding transketolase: MTDKNEAIQKDENTTIDNLSITTVRTLAIDAIEKANSGHPGMPMGSAPMGYQLFAKTMTHNPDHPTWINRDRFVLSAGHGSMLLYSLLHLSGYDLPMEELKQFRQWGSKTPGHPEFGHTAGVDATTGPLGQGIAMAVGMAMAEAQLGATYNKDQFNVVDHYTYAICGDGDLMEGVSHESASLAGRLGLGKLIMLFDSNDITLDGKLDLSSSESIAKRFDAYGWQVLRVEDGNDLPAIEKAIKEGQADTSRPTLIEVKTVIGYGSPNKQGKGGHGGTHGSPLGAEEAKLTKEYYKWVYEENFHVPAEVRDHFAQVKEKGIAANKAWDEQFAEYKKAYPELAAQFETAINGDLPEGWDRDLPKYAAADKALSTRVASGNALNGLAHNVPHLTGGSADLESSTMTHLNNLTNFSPEDYAGRNIYFGIREFGMAGAMNGMALHSGVKVFGGTFFVFTDYLRPAVRLAALMSLPVTYVLTHDSIAVGEDGPTHEPIEQLASLRIIPNLTVIRPADGNETSAAWAYALENKSNPVALVLTRQNLPILEGTVEGARENVKRGAYVVSDAKDGKPAAQIIATGSEVQLAVKAQAALAEQGIQVRVISMPSWDLFEKQDKAYKESVLLPDVKARLAIEMAHPMGWEKYVGDQGDILGISTFGASAPGDRVIQEYGFTVDNVVSRVKALL, encoded by the coding sequence ATGACTGACAAGAACGAAGCGATTCAAAAGGACGAGAACACTACAATCGACAACCTGTCGATTACAACCGTACGTACTTTGGCGATTGATGCAATTGAGAAGGCAAACTCCGGACACCCGGGTATGCCGATGGGCTCTGCTCCAATGGGGTACCAGCTTTTTGCAAAAACGATGACTCATAACCCGGACCACCCGACTTGGATTAACCGGGACCGCTTTGTGCTGTCCGCAGGACATGGCTCCATGCTTCTGTACAGCTTGCTGCACCTGAGCGGCTACGATCTTCCGATGGAAGAATTGAAGCAATTCCGTCAATGGGGAAGCAAAACTCCGGGTCACCCGGAATTCGGACATACAGCTGGTGTTGATGCAACTACCGGACCACTGGGGCAAGGTATTGCAATGGCAGTTGGTATGGCGATGGCTGAAGCTCAGCTGGGCGCAACTTACAACAAAGATCAATTCAACGTTGTTGATCACTACACATATGCAATCTGCGGTGATGGAGACCTGATGGAAGGCGTATCCCATGAATCTGCTTCCCTGGCTGGACGTCTGGGCCTTGGCAAACTGATCATGCTGTTTGATTCCAACGACATTACGCTGGATGGCAAACTGGATCTGTCTTCTTCCGAAAGCATTGCAAAACGCTTTGACGCATATGGCTGGCAGGTGCTGCGCGTTGAAGACGGTAACGATCTGCCTGCAATTGAAAAAGCAATCAAAGAAGGTCAAGCGGACACATCGCGTCCTACATTGATCGAAGTGAAAACCGTTATTGGTTACGGCAGCCCGAACAAACAAGGTAAAGGCGGCCACGGCGGTACTCACGGATCTCCACTAGGTGCAGAAGAAGCTAAACTGACCAAAGAATATTATAAATGGGTATACGAAGAAAACTTCCACGTACCGGCTGAAGTACGCGATCACTTTGCTCAAGTAAAAGAAAAAGGTATCGCTGCAAACAAAGCTTGGGACGAGCAGTTTGCTGAGTACAAAAAAGCATACCCTGAACTGGCTGCTCAGTTCGAAACAGCAATTAACGGCGACCTTCCAGAGGGCTGGGATCGTGATCTGCCTAAATATGCAGCAGCGGACAAAGCGTTGTCTACGCGTGTAGCATCCGGTAACGCATTGAACGGTCTGGCGCACAACGTGCCTCATTTGACAGGTGGTTCAGCTGACCTGGAAAGCTCCACAATGACTCACTTGAACAACCTGACCAACTTCTCTCCAGAAGACTACGCCGGACGTAACATCTACTTCGGTATCCGTGAGTTTGGTATGGCTGGAGCGATGAACGGTATGGCGCTGCACAGCGGTGTGAAAGTATTCGGCGGTACGTTCTTCGTATTTACCGACTACCTGCGCCCAGCTGTTCGTCTGGCTGCCCTGATGAGCCTGCCAGTGACGTATGTCCTGACTCACGACAGTATCGCTGTTGGTGAAGATGGACCTACGCACGAACCAATCGAGCAATTGGCATCCCTGCGCATCATCCCGAATCTGACGGTAATTCGTCCGGCTGACGGTAACGAGACTTCAGCAGCTTGGGCTTACGCGCTTGAGAACAAGAGCAACCCGGTTGCCTTAGTGCTGACTCGTCAAAACTTGCCGATCCTTGAAGGGACGGTAGAAGGTGCGCGTGAGAACGTAAAACGTGGTGCTTACGTGGTGTCCGATGCCAAAGACGGCAAACCGGCAGCACAAATCATTGCTACAGGTTCTGAAGTGCAGCTGGCTGTTAAAGCTCAAGCAGCACTTGCTGAGCAGGGCATTCAAGTTCGCGTTATCAGCATGCCAAGCTGGGATCTGTTCGAGAAACAAGACAAAGCTTACAAAGAGTCCGTTCTTCTTCCGGATGTTAAAGCTCGTCTTGCGATCGAAATGGCTCACCCGATGGGCTGGGAAAAATATGTTGGAGATCAAGGCGACATTCTCGGAATCAGCACATTTGGTGCTTCCGCGCCTGGCGACCGTGTAATCCAGGAGTATGGCTTTACTGTGGATAACGTAGTTAGCCGCGTAAAAGCACTGCTGTAA
- a CDS encoding glucose-6-phosphate isomerase, with protein sequence MAKKVTFDYSTALQFVNQHEVDYFAEPIRLAHEQLHNGTGTGSDYLGWIDLPTAYDKEEFARIQKAAAKIQSDSEVLIVIGIGGSYLGARAAIEMLTHSFYNNLPKDKRKTPEIYFAGNNISSTYVTHLLDLVEGKDFSVNVISKSGTTTEPAIAFRIFRAALEKKYGKEEARKRIYATTDKERGALKKLANEEGYESFIIPDDVGGRYSVLTAVGLLPIATAGINIEEMMQGAADASKEYSNPNVAENEAYQYAAVRNALYRKGKGTEILVNYEPSLHFVSEWWKQLFGESEGKDYKGIYPASVDFSTDLHSMGQFIQEGSRNIFETVIQVAEVSEHISIEADADDLDGLNFLEGKTMDFVNKKAFQGTLLAHTDGQVPNLIVNIPDMTPYSFGYLVYFFEKACGISGYLLGVNPFDQPGVEAYKKNMFALLGKPGFEEEKAALEARLSE encoded by the coding sequence ATGGCAAAAAAAGTGACATTTGACTATAGCACAGCATTGCAATTTGTGAATCAGCACGAAGTAGATTATTTCGCTGAACCAATCCGTTTGGCTCACGAGCAGCTTCACAACGGTACAGGAACAGGTTCCGACTATCTGGGATGGATCGACCTGCCAACAGCGTACGATAAAGAAGAATTTGCCCGCATTCAAAAAGCGGCTGCCAAAATCCAAAGCGATTCCGAAGTGCTGATCGTTATTGGTATCGGCGGATCTTACCTGGGTGCACGCGCCGCAATCGAAATGCTGACACACTCCTTCTACAACAATTTGCCAAAAGACAAACGCAAAACACCTGAGATCTATTTTGCAGGTAACAACATCAGCTCCACGTACGTAACACATTTGCTTGATCTGGTAGAAGGAAAAGACTTCTCCGTAAATGTCATCTCCAAATCCGGTACAACAACGGAACCGGCTATTGCATTCCGTATTTTCCGTGCAGCTCTGGAGAAAAAATACGGTAAAGAGGAAGCTCGCAAACGCATCTATGCAACAACAGACAAAGAGCGCGGAGCACTCAAAAAACTGGCGAATGAAGAAGGTTATGAATCGTTCATCATTCCGGATGATGTTGGCGGACGTTATTCCGTACTTACAGCTGTAGGTTTGCTGCCAATCGCAACAGCAGGCATTAACATCGAAGAGATGATGCAGGGCGCGGCTGACGCTTCCAAAGAGTACAGCAACCCGAATGTTGCTGAGAACGAAGCTTATCAATACGCTGCGGTTCGTAACGCACTTTATCGCAAAGGCAAAGGCACAGAAATCCTTGTAAACTACGAGCCGTCCCTGCACTTTGTATCCGAGTGGTGGAAACAGCTCTTTGGTGAAAGTGAAGGTAAAGATTACAAAGGTATCTATCCTGCATCCGTGGATTTCTCCACAGACCTGCACTCTATGGGTCAATTCATTCAGGAAGGCAGCCGGAACATCTTCGAAACCGTTATTCAAGTTGCTGAAGTATCGGAGCATATCTCCATTGAAGCAGATGCAGACGATCTGGATGGCCTGAACTTCCTGGAAGGCAAAACGATGGATTTTGTTAACAAAAAAGCATTCCAAGGAACGCTCCTCGCACATACCGATGGCCAAGTTCCAAATCTGATTGTGAACATTCCAGATATGACTCCATATTCGTTCGGATATCTGGTATACTTCTTTGAAAAAGCATGCGGCATCAGCGGATATCTGCTGGGTGTGAATCCATTTGACCAGCCGGGCGTGGAAGCATACAAGAAAAACATGTTTGCACTGCTGGGCAAACCAGGCTTTGAAGAAGAGAAAGCAGCGCTTGAAGCGAGACTTTCCGAATAA
- a CDS encoding deoxyribonuclease IV, which translates to MLKIGSHVSFSDKGLLSAAKEASSYGSTSFMIYTGAPQNTRRKPIESMFIEEGKLAMQAGGFEEIVVHAPYIINLGSYKDSTYRLAVDFLQEEIRRTHAIGVKNIVLHPGAFTDKDAHYGIERIAQGLNEVLDGIQETDVNIALETMAGKGTEMGRSFEEIAQIIEKVTHNERLTVCMDTCHIHDAGYDIVNDLDGVLDQFDRTVGLERIAVMHINDSKNAAGARKDRHTPIGSGWIGFEAINRIVNHEKLSDRPFILETPWIGKDAKTQRPMYEIEIALLRGDVEGRFGQEFLNEVEQLQHFFKGKELDSRAYVLDVWTLLKNDAKAKKADPREPLERLYDMVIEAELFPNLNEEQINHRLIAWLAG; encoded by the coding sequence ATGCTGAAAATTGGCTCCCACGTGTCCTTTTCGGACAAGGGATTATTGAGTGCAGCGAAGGAAGCGTCCTCGTACGGATCCACTTCGTTTATGATATATACGGGTGCACCGCAGAATACACGCCGCAAGCCTATTGAATCGATGTTTATCGAGGAAGGCAAGCTGGCCATGCAGGCAGGCGGATTCGAGGAAATTGTCGTCCACGCGCCTTACATCATTAATCTGGGTTCTTACAAGGACAGCACCTACAGACTGGCTGTGGATTTCCTTCAGGAGGAAATTCGCCGTACACATGCCATTGGTGTGAAAAACATTGTGCTGCATCCGGGTGCATTTACGGACAAGGATGCACATTACGGTATTGAGCGCATTGCGCAGGGGTTAAATGAAGTGCTGGATGGCATTCAGGAAACAGATGTGAACATTGCGCTGGAAACGATGGCAGGTAAAGGGACCGAAATGGGACGCAGTTTTGAAGAAATTGCACAGATCATAGAGAAGGTAACACATAACGAGCGTCTGACTGTGTGTATGGATACATGTCACATTCATGATGCGGGTTATGATATCGTCAATGATCTGGACGGTGTACTGGATCAGTTTGATCGTACAGTCGGGCTTGAACGTATTGCCGTCATGCATATTAACGACAGTAAAAACGCTGCAGGTGCGCGCAAAGACCGTCACACACCGATTGGTTCTGGCTGGATCGGTTTCGAAGCGATTAATCGCATTGTAAATCATGAAAAATTAAGCGATCGTCCATTCATTCTGGAGACGCCTTGGATTGGTAAGGATGCCAAAACCCAGCGTCCAATGTATGAAATCGAAATTGCGCTGCTGCGTGGGGATGTAGAAGGCCGATTCGGTCAGGAGTTCCTGAACGAGGTGGAACAGCTGCAGCACTTCTTCAAAGGGAAGGAACTGGATTCCCGTGCTTATGTGCTTGATGTATGGACACTGCTCAAAAATGATGCCAAAGCCAAAAAAGCCGATCCGCGTGAACCGCTGGAACGCTTGTATGACATGGTCATTGAAGCGGAGCTGTTCCCTAATCTGAATGAAGAACAAATTAATCACCGTTTGATTGCTTGGCTTGCAGGGTAA
- a CDS encoding TetR/AcrR family transcriptional regulator has product MARRAVEQELSRERILEAARHLFITKGYRAISMRSIGQHLGYSHGSLYYHFKEKAELFYAIVVEDFNHLGHLLLQAMVRPVAGGVSKVEHILMEFIRFGLENPYQYEIMFMIRDEELLSYCRTEQGRCFELFASIIRQYMKEEGCAEEDIQHVPRTLFLAMHGFISYYIQDRLTFAEIESSALSHVKVLCRNLGQQPGVQ; this is encoded by the coding sequence ATGGCTAGAAGAGCAGTCGAACAGGAGTTGTCGAGGGAGCGGATACTGGAGGCGGCGAGGCATCTTTTTATTACCAAAGGATACCGTGCCATATCGATGCGAAGCATCGGCCAGCATCTGGGCTATAGTCATGGGTCGCTGTATTATCATTTCAAGGAAAAAGCAGAGCTGTTCTATGCAATTGTGGTAGAGGACTTCAACCACTTGGGGCATCTGCTGCTGCAGGCTATGGTCAGGCCGGTTGCAGGCGGCGTGAGCAAGGTCGAGCATATTTTGATGGAGTTTATTCGGTTTGGTCTGGAGAACCCGTATCAATATGAGATTATGTTTATGATTCGGGACGAGGAATTGTTGTCCTATTGCCGTACCGAGCAGGGAAGGTGTTTCGAACTGTTTGCGTCAATTATCCGCCAGTACATGAAAGAAGAAGGCTGTGCCGAAGAGGATATACAGCATGTGCCGCGCACTTTGTTTCTGGCTATGCACGGATTCATATCGTATTATATTCAAGACCGTTTAACGTTCGCGGAGATCGAATCCTCTGCGCTGTCTCATGTTAAAGTGTTGTGCCGTAACTTGGGCCAGCAGCCTGGCGTGCAGTAA
- a CDS encoding YigZ family protein produces MMERYRTVRGSGQLEIVIKKSRFIGHIMPVTTEQEAIAFIDDIKKKHWNATHNCSAYMIGERDEIQKQSDDGEPSGTAGKPILEVIKNQQLKNVAIVVTRYFGGIMLGAGGLIRAYTDGAVAAIEAGEAITKLLHREVFVELDYTWLGKVENELRSREVRTGETAFTDKVTLTCLPPDSETEAFIAWITDLTQGQSRITEGQRLYFIEGE; encoded by the coding sequence ATGATGGAACGTTACCGTACGGTTCGGGGATCGGGACAGCTGGAGATCGTGATCAAAAAGTCACGCTTTATCGGTCATATTATGCCGGTCACAACCGAGCAGGAAGCGATTGCTTTTATTGATGATATCAAGAAAAAACATTGGAATGCGACACATAACTGCTCTGCGTATATGATTGGCGAGCGGGATGAGATTCAGAAGCAGTCGGATGACGGGGAACCAAGCGGTACCGCGGGTAAACCCATTCTTGAAGTGATCAAGAATCAGCAATTAAAGAATGTAGCGATTGTAGTCACACGTTACTTTGGGGGAATCATGCTTGGGGCAGGCGGACTTATCCGTGCATATACGGATGGAGCTGTGGCAGCCATTGAAGCAGGAGAAGCCATTACCAAGCTGCTGCATCGTGAAGTATTTGTAGAGCTGGATTATACATGGCTTGGGAAAGTGGAAAACGAGTTAAGAAGCCGGGAAGTGCGTACAGGTGAAACGGCTTTCACCGATAAGGTTACGTTAACTTGTCTTCCGCCGGATAGTGAAACCGAGGCATTTATTGCCTGGATCACGGATTTGACGCAAGGGCAATCCCGGATCACGGAGGGACAGCGGCTTTATTTTATTGAAGGGGAATAA